A region from the Xenopus laevis strain J_2021 chromosome 4S, Xenopus_laevis_v10.1, whole genome shotgun sequence genome encodes:
- the leprot.S gene encoding leptin receptor overlapping transcript S homeolog encodes MAGIKGLVALSFSGAIGLTFLMLGCALESYKVYWPLFVLIFYAISPIPYFIATRVSDDTDAASSACRELAFFFTTGIVVSAFGLPIILARVGVILWGACGLVLAGNAVIFLTILGFFIVFGRSDDFSWEQW; translated from the exons ATGGCGGGGAttaaag GACTTGTTGCATTATCCTTTAGTGGAGCCATTGGATTAACCTTCCTTATGTTGGGATGTGCCTTGGAAAGCTACAA GGTGTATTGGCCTTtgtttgttttgatattttatgcCATCAGTCCAATTCCATATTTTATTGCTACACGAGTCAGTGATGATACAGATGCCGCCAGCAGTGCCTGCAGAGAACTAGCGTTTTTCTTCACTACTGGAATTGTCGTCTCAGCGTTTGGCTTGCCCATTATTCTGGCCAGAGTTGGTGTG ATTCTGTGGGGTGCGTGCGGACTAGTGCTTGCAGGGAATGCTGTTATATTCCTTACAATACTGGGCTTTTTCATTGTGTTTGGAAGATCAGATGACTTTAGCTGGGAGCAGTGGTAA